The Anaerolineae bacterium region GCGACCGGGAGTACGTGTATCTCGGGAACCTGGGCTATCCGGCCGGCGTCGAACTGTATCAGAAGCTGAAGGCGGAAGAATTGCACCGCTACCGCGTCACCTTGACCCCGGTTCCTTTCCGCGTCTACCCCGAAGGCTCCCTGGCAGGTCACCTGCTGGGATTTGTAAATGCGGAGGGAAAGGCGTATTATGGCGTGGAAAAGGCATATGAGCGCTATTTGAAGGGGGAGGATATCCCGAAGCTGGAACCGACGGATACATACCTGGCGGACCTGGGCTGGCGCTTTGTGCAGAACGCCTCGCCGGAGCCCGTGTGTGATATTATCCTGACCATTGACCGTGCCGCGCAATATCTGGTGGAACAGGAACTGCGCTCTGCGATTGCGAGCGCCGGCGCAGTGGGTGGTACGGTCCTGGTGATGAATCCCCGGAACGGGGAGATCCTGGCATCGGCCAGCTATCCGGCCTATGCGCCGGCGCGCTATACGGAAGTCTCTCCTGAGGTCTGGGTGGATCCAGCCATCTCCCGCCAGTATGAGCCAGGCTCGGTCTTCAAGGTCGTGACCCTGGCCGCCGGCCTGAATGCCGGCGTCATCACCCCCCAAACCACATATATCGACAGCGGCTGTATCGAACTGGGCGGCGAGCCGATCTGCAATATGGGAAAGGCACCGTACGGCCTCGTCGACATGCAGGACGTGCTGGTACATTCCCTGAACCTTGGCTCCACCTTTGTCAGCATGCGCCTGGGTCCCAAAGATTTCTACGAGTACGTGCGGCTGTTCGGCTTTGGGGAGCGAACCGAGGTGGATCTGGCGCAGGAGGTCGCCGGCGATGTCCACTGGTACGGCACGCCGAAGTTCCACGAGTCGGACCTGGGGACCAACTCTTTCGGCCAGGGTATCGCCGTCACGCCGCTACAGATGCTCACGGCGATCAGCGCGGTGGCGAACGACGGTGTGCTGATGCATCCGCATGTGGCGAAAGGCATCATCTATCAGGGGCGGGTGATGGAGATACAGTCGTATGCCGTGCGACAGGTCATCCAGCCGGCGGTAGCCCGGACGCTGACCGACATGCTGGTCAAAGCGGTGGAGCAGGGTGTGCCGCAGGCGGCGGTGCCGGGCTATCGGGTGGCCGGCAAGAGCGGCACGGCGCAGATACCGGAAGGGGGAGGCTACGCCGCGGATCGGGTGATCGCCAGCTTCGTGGGATACCTGCCGGCGGAGAACCCCCAGCTTGCCATCCTGGTGAAGATTGACGAACCGAAGGGTGAGACACTGGGCGCGCGGGTGGCCGGCCCGGTATTCAGCCGGGTCGCCAGCCAACTGGTGCAGATATTCGGTATACCGCCAGGAGGCGGGACGCCGTGAGGGATGGGTCGAGGTGAGGATGTGACACGAGCGTTGATGATATCGGATGTGATCAAGGGATTGGGGGGCATGCTCCCCGATTCGGCGCGTCTGAAGGACCAGTCGGTTGCCGGCGTGGTCATCGATTCGCGCCTGGCCGGGGTCGGCTCGCTGTTCGTGGCGCTGAAGGGCGAGCGGGATGATGGGCACCGCTATGTCGGCGATGCTTTTGCCAAAGGGGCGGTCATGGCCCTGATTGACCATGCGGTGGAAGTCGAGGCGCCGGTGGTGGATTTACGGGTGCCGGCGGAGGTTGCCGAACTATCCTTGCCTTGCTGTCTGCTGGTGGACAACACGCTGGCGGGTCTCCAGCGGCTGGCGGCGTACTGGCGGTCCCAGTTCGACGTGCGCGTGGTGGGCATCACCGGCAGTGTGGGGAAGTCCACGACCAAGGAGATGGTCTGGTCGGTACTGCGCCGGCGGTTCCGCACCCTGCGCAGTGAGGGGAATTACAACAACGAAATCGGCCTGCCGCTGACGCTTCTGCGCTTGAACGACACCTATGAGCGGGTTGTGCTGGAAATGGGCATGTATGCCCTGGGGGAGATCCGCCAACTCGCCGAGATTGCGCGCCCGGTGATTGGGGTGGTGACCAATGTCGGCCCAACCCATCTGGAGCGGCTGGGGAGCATCGAGCGCATTGCGCAGGCGAAACGGGAGCTGGTGGAGTCTCTGCCGGCGGATGGGTTCGCCGTGCTGAACAAGGATGACCCGCTGGTCTGCGCCATGGCGGAGCATACGCCGGCCCGCGTGTTCTACTACGGGCTGGACCCCAGCGCCGACGTGTGGGCGAGCGATATCGAGAGCCGGGGGCTGGAGGGCATCCTCTTCCGCCTGCATTATCGCGGCGAGACCCTGCATCTCCGCGTGCCCCTGCTGGGCCGGCACAGCGTCCACACCGCGCTGGCCGCCACGGCGGTGGGCCTCATTGAGGGGGAATCGTGGGAAGAGATTGTCGCCGGCCTGCAGGATACCTCCGCCCATATCCGGCTGGTGGCAACGCCTGGCATCCACGATTCCACCATCCTGGACGACACGTATAATGCCAGCCCCGCGTCCTCGCTGGCGGCGCTGAGCCTGCTGGCTGAGCTGGACGGCCGGCGCATCGCCGTGCTGGGGGATATGCTGGAGCTGGGGGATTATGAGGAAGTGGGGCACCGCAAAGTGGGACTGCGTGCCCGGGATGTGGCGGCCAAGCTCATCACCGTGGGCCGGCGCGCCCGGCTGATCGCCGAGGAGGCGCTGAAAGCCGGCATGCCGGCGGCGGATGTCTATTCTGTGGATACGAATCAAGAGGCAGTGGAACTTCTCCGCACGATTATCCAGCCAGGGGATATTATCCTGGTCAAAGGTTCGCGAGGGATGAAGATGGAAGAGATTGTGGCCGCGTTGGGGAGGCCGGCATGGCCTACGCGCTGACCCTGGGAACAGTGGCGTTTCTGCTGGCGGTGATATGGGGCAATCCACTGCTGGCGCTACTGCGCAAATATTCGATCGGCAAGCAGATCCGCATTGACGGACCGAGTTCGCATCAGGTGAAGATGGGTACCCCCACCATGGGCGGCCTGATGATCATCGTGCCGGTGGTGCTCATCACGGTGGCGCTGAACATCGCCAATCTCTTTGGTCGGACGCTGATCGGGCGTTCCATCCTGGTGCCCATTTTTGTGATGCTGGCCTTTGGGGCGCTGGGGTTTGTGGACGACCTGGCCGGCGTGCGGGGGAGAAAGGGCCAGGGCCTGATGGCCCGCACCAAGTTCCTGTGGCAGTTCGTGATCGCGGTGCCTACGGCGCTGGTGTTCTATTTCCTGTTGGATATTCACAGCGTGGCCCTGCCGAGGGTGCCGCAGAAGATCGACATGGGGCTGTGGTACATCCCCGTGGCGACCCTGCTCATCGTCGGGTTTTCCAACGCCGTCAACCTGACGGATGGGCTGGATGGGCTGGCCGGCAGTACCGCGGCGGTCGCCTTCGTCGCTTACGGCGTGATCGCCAATCTGCAGGGACAGACATGGCTGTCCGCGTTCTGCTTCACCGTCACCGGCGCGATCATGGCGTTCCTGTGGTTCAACGCCTATCCGGCGCAGATGTTTATGGGGGATGTGGGAGCGCTGGCGCTGGGAGCGACGCTGGCGGTGGTGGCGCTGATGACGGGGCAGTGGCTGTTACTGCCGATCATCGGCATCGTCTTCGTGGCGGAGGCCATGTCCGATATCCTGCAGGTGGCCTATTTCAAGCTTACCGGCGGCAAGCGGCTGTTCAAGATGGCGCCGCTCCATCACCATTTTGAACTGCTGGGCTGGTCCGAGACGCATATCACTCAGCGGTTTTGGCTGATTTCGGTGCTCGCCGGCATGTTGGGTGTGGCGCTGGCGCTGTGGTGAGGGACGGGAGATGACCGAAGCGGAAAGCGGCCGGCCGTTCCAACCGCATATGTCGTGGCAGGGGGTGCGCGTGACCGTGGTCGGGCTGGCACGCGAGGGCACGGCGGTGGCGCGCTTCCTGGCGGCGCGCGGGGCAGAGGTGACCGCCACGGACATGAAGCCGGCGGAGGCGCTGGCCGGCGCGCTGTCCCTGCTT contains the following coding sequences:
- a CDS encoding penicillin-binding protein 2, with protein sequence MGDEFDRQARHKLWLVEGFLSLLAILLCMVLGFQSLRVVFAGGEDARRWKPEAVVHGSAPDVRGNILDRDGALLAGIEYRWQVGASPSAVRNSEVDALAEIISPYFPEWGEDKLREILRGDREYVYLGNLGYPAGVELYQKLKAEELHRYRVTLTPVPFRVYPEGSLAGHLLGFVNAEGKAYYGVEKAYERYLKGEDIPKLEPTDTYLADLGWRFVQNASPEPVCDIILTIDRAAQYLVEQELRSAIASAGAVGGTVLVMNPRNGEILASASYPAYAPARYTEVSPEVWVDPAISRQYEPGSVFKVVTLAAGLNAGVITPQTTYIDSGCIELGGEPICNMGKAPYGLVDMQDVLVHSLNLGSTFVSMRLGPKDFYEYVRLFGFGERTEVDLAQEVAGDVHWYGTPKFHESDLGTNSFGQGIAVTPLQMLTAISAVANDGVLMHPHVAKGIIYQGRVMEIQSYAVRQVIQPAVARTLTDMLVKAVEQGVPQAAVPGYRVAGKSGTAQIPEGGGYAADRVIASFVGYLPAENPQLAILVKIDEPKGETLGARVAGPVFSRVASQLVQIFGIPPGGGTP
- a CDS encoding UDP-N-acetylmuramoyl-tripeptide--D-alanyl-D-alanine ligase; amino-acid sequence: MGRGEDVTRALMISDVIKGLGGMLPDSARLKDQSVAGVVIDSRLAGVGSLFVALKGERDDGHRYVGDAFAKGAVMALIDHAVEVEAPVVDLRVPAEVAELSLPCCLLVDNTLAGLQRLAAYWRSQFDVRVVGITGSVGKSTTKEMVWSVLRRRFRTLRSEGNYNNEIGLPLTLLRLNDTYERVVLEMGMYALGEIRQLAEIARPVIGVVTNVGPTHLERLGSIERIAQAKRELVESLPADGFAVLNKDDPLVCAMAEHTPARVFYYGLDPSADVWASDIESRGLEGILFRLHYRGETLHLRVPLLGRHSVHTALAATAVGLIEGESWEEIVAGLQDTSAHIRLVATPGIHDSTILDDTYNASPASSLAALSLLAELDGRRIAVLGDMLELGDYEEVGHRKVGLRARDVAAKLITVGRRARLIAEEALKAGMPAADVYSVDTNQEAVELLRTIIQPGDIILVKGSRGMKMEEIVAALGRPAWPTR
- a CDS encoding phospho-N-acetylmuramoyl-pentapeptide-transferase, translating into MAYALTLGTVAFLLAVIWGNPLLALLRKYSIGKQIRIDGPSSHQVKMGTPTMGGLMIIVPVVLITVALNIANLFGRTLIGRSILVPIFVMLAFGALGFVDDLAGVRGRKGQGLMARTKFLWQFVIAVPTALVFYFLLDIHSVALPRVPQKIDMGLWYIPVATLLIVGFSNAVNLTDGLDGLAGSTAAVAFVAYGVIANLQGQTWLSAFCFTVTGAIMAFLWFNAYPAQMFMGDVGALALGATLAVVALMTGQWLLLPIIGIVFVAEAMSDILQVAYFKLTGGKRLFKMAPLHHHFELLGWSETHITQRFWLISVLAGMLGVALALW